From Coleofasciculaceae cyanobacterium, the proteins below share one genomic window:
- a CDS encoding phosphatase PAP2 family protein: MPKYRKISRKNFYFLLLLLFPFLQLCYQTIIKNYYQFDIQIYEFLEAQRNTLLDFIFTNVYRITGTYFTGLVVLIALITLIRQRSWQEVKALVFATLGILLLVDEVLKPLFDRSRPFKPRLVNDLSPDSFPSGHAAGNLVFYFYMSFIIVARYPHLAKYIYGLSSTLVLLIGFSSVYVKAHWATDIFAGYIFGYFWLLISLVLLNFLTRK, encoded by the coding sequence ATGCCAAAATATCGCAAAATCAGCCGAAAAAACTTTTATTTCCTGTTGTTGCTACTATTTCCTTTTTTACAGCTTTGCTATCAAACGATCATTAAAAACTATTATCAGTTCGATATTCAGATTTATGAATTCTTAGAGGCTCAACGAAACACCTTACTAGATTTTATTTTCACTAATGTTTATCGTATTACTGGTACTTACTTCACTGGTTTAGTGGTGTTGATTGCTTTAATAACTTTAATTCGTCAACGCTCTTGGCAAGAAGTTAAAGCCTTAGTTTTTGCTACTTTGGGAATTTTGCTGCTGGTAGACGAAGTACTTAAACCTTTGTTCGATCGCTCTCGCCCTTTTAAACCTCGGTTAGTCAATGATTTAAGCCCTGACAGTTTTCCCAGCGGCCATGCAGCAGGAAATTTGGTTTTTTACTTTTATATGTCTTTTATTATTGTGGCGCGATATCCGCATTTAGCTAAATATATTTATGGTTTGTCTTCTACGTTGGTACTGCTGATTGGCTTTAGTAGTGTATATGTCAAGGCTCATTGGGCAACGGATATTTTCGCTGGCTATATTTTCGGCTATTTTTGGTTACTGATTAGCCTAGTATTATTAAATTTTTTGACTCGCAAATAA